One Nostocoides sp. HKS02 genomic window carries:
- a CDS encoding heavy-metal-associated domain-containing protein, producing MTTQNFAVTGMTCAHCVHAVTEELEALDGVSTVHVDLDPAGTSTVHVEAVRALTPAEVSAALDEAGDYHLTP from the coding sequence ATGACCACCCAGAACTTCGCCGTCACGGGCATGACCTGCGCCCACTGCGTCCACGCCGTCACCGAGGAGCTCGAGGCCCTCGACGGCGTGAGCACCGTCCACGTCGACCTCGACCCCGCGGGCACGTCCACGGTCCACGTCGAGGCCGTCCGCGCGCTCACCCCCGCCGAGGTGAGCGCTGCCCTCGACGAAGCCGGCGACTACCACCTCACGCCATGA
- a CDS encoding metal-sensitive transcriptional regulator: protein MDETHHGYHAQKDSHLKRLRRIEGQVRGLQRMVEEDKYCIDILTQVSAATKALQSFSLELLEEHLEHCVVDAARRGGPEAQDKVREASDAIARLVRS from the coding sequence ATGGACGAGACGCACCACGGCTACCATGCCCAGAAGGACAGCCACCTCAAGCGGCTGCGCCGGATCGAGGGTCAGGTCCGCGGCCTGCAGCGGATGGTCGAGGAGGACAAGTACTGCATCGACATCCTGACCCAGGTGTCGGCCGCCACCAAGGCGCTGCAGTCGTTCTCGCTCGAGCTGCTCGAGGAGCACCTGGAGCACTGCGTCGTCGATGCCGCTCGCCGCGGCGGGCCCGAGGCGCAGGACAAGGTCCGCGAGGCCTCTGACGCCATTGCCCGCCTCGTCCGGTCCTGA
- a CDS encoding FAD-binding oxidoreductase has product MAPITAAGLPVPQRVAVVGAGMVGLSTAWFLQEHGVEVTVLDREGVAAGSSWGNAGWLTPGIATPLPEPAVLKYGLRAVLSPSSPVYVPPSADPRFLKFVTGFTRHSTMKAWKKAMGSLVPVNDLSLESFDLLQAGGVQAQTVEAKSFLASYRTEAERTTLLEEIEHIHAAGQAIEFEALTGDQARTIEPSLSDEIGAAILLKGQRFVNPGAYVHALADSVRARGGKILDAATVSDIRDTGAGVVVTTAEGSVEEFDAAVLATGAWLGALARRFGVKNVVQAGRGYSFSVAIDHVPNGPVYFPAQRVACTPIGDRLRVAGMMEFRKPEAALDPRRIQAIAEAARPLLRGADLDNRQDEWVGSRPCTVDGLPLIGATKSPRVYAAGGHGMWGITLGPVTGRLLAGSMVTGKQVDALKPFDPLR; this is encoded by the coding sequence ATGGCCCCCATCACCGCCGCCGGTCTCCCCGTCCCTCAGCGCGTCGCCGTCGTCGGCGCCGGCATGGTGGGCCTGTCCACCGCCTGGTTCCTGCAGGAGCACGGCGTCGAGGTGACCGTCCTCGACCGCGAGGGTGTCGCAGCCGGCTCGTCCTGGGGCAACGCCGGCTGGCTGACCCCCGGCATCGCGACGCCGCTGCCCGAGCCCGCCGTCCTCAAGTACGGCCTGCGCGCCGTCCTGTCGCCCTCCTCGCCCGTCTACGTCCCTCCGAGCGCCGACCCCAGGTTCCTCAAGTTCGTCACCGGCTTCACCCGCCACTCGACGATGAAGGCCTGGAAGAAGGCCATGGGCTCGCTCGTGCCCGTCAACGACCTCTCTCTCGAGAGCTTCGACCTGCTCCAGGCCGGCGGGGTCCAGGCCCAGACCGTCGAGGCGAAGAGCTTCCTCGCGTCCTACCGCACCGAGGCCGAGCGCACGACGCTGCTCGAGGAGATCGAGCACATCCACGCCGCCGGGCAGGCCATCGAGTTCGAGGCGCTGACCGGCGACCAAGCTCGCACCATCGAGCCGAGCCTGTCTGACGAGATCGGCGCCGCCATCCTGCTCAAGGGACAGCGGTTCGTGAACCCCGGCGCCTACGTCCACGCCCTCGCCGACTCGGTGCGGGCTCGTGGCGGCAAGATCCTCGACGCCGCCACGGTGTCCGACATCCGCGACACCGGTGCCGGTGTCGTGGTCACGACCGCCGAGGGCTCCGTCGAGGAGTTCGACGCCGCGGTGCTGGCCACCGGTGCGTGGCTGGGCGCCCTGGCGCGGCGGTTCGGCGTGAAGAACGTCGTCCAGGCGGGCCGCGGCTACTCGTTCTCCGTCGCCATCGACCACGTCCCGAACGGTCCCGTGTACTTCCCCGCCCAGCGCGTGGCCTGCACACCGATCGGTGACCGGCTCCGCGTCGCCGGGATGATGGAGTTCCGCAAGCCCGAGGCAGCGCTCGACCCGCGCCGCATCCAGGCCATCGCCGAGGCGGCCCGGCCGCTGCTGCGCGGGGCTGACCTCGACAACCGTCAGGACGAGTGGGTGGGCTCGCGGCCGTGCACCGTCGACGGCCTCCCGCTCATCGGCGCCACGAAGTCGCCGCGCGTGTATGCCGCGGGCGGTCACGGCATGTGGGGCATCACCCTCGGCCCGGTGACCGGCCGGCTGCTCGCCGGGTCCATGGTGACCGGCAAGCAGGTCGACGCCCTGAAGCCGTTCGACCCGCTGCGCTGA